A genome region from Wielerella bovis includes the following:
- the mfd gene encoding transcription-repair coupling factor, giving the protein MNYPIPAVSQKSYWTELSNGSLIYLLTQNLPPNSTKLILTADSETAHRLHQAWQFFRPQDNALFFPDWETLPYEHFSPHKDLVSERLSVLWQLKNGGVNALFVPVATAMQKLAPVSFLLARTFWLKVEQTLNIDFLKKNLVEAGYHSVDNVLAAGEFAVRGGIVDVFPMGAELPYRLDLFDNEIEQIKTFDPETQRTLQNINEIRLLPAHEFPTDTDTQKIFRSRFREEIDSDPSAAAVYKAVGNGQFGAGVEYYLPLFFEQDCANLFDYLGENAIVVCTDNVHAHANRFWADVKSRHQLAQGDATYPPLTPPHLFLSPDQFSGCLKPYPQIWTQCDERHDLPNLAVNRQAEQPLAALADFQAAFDGKILICAESLGRRETMSAFFKQNGLETHIVENWAEFVAGSLKNPLAICVAPLVQGFQINSNLVPSPAPNGGGLGWGQIGETTPTPALPRQSGEGADLWQPENALAQSRSQNLKNNVSGSLKIAVITETELYQYLARPKSRRLKHAKISDTALRDLAEINLGDPVVHQEHGIARYQGLVNMNFGDGDTEMMLLEYANEAQLYVPVSQLHLISRYSGSAAENVSLHKLGTSAWGKAKRKAAEQVRDTAAELLNLYAQRAAQTGFKFEINELDYQAFADGFGYEETEDQAAAIAAVLKDLTQSKPMDRLVCGDVGFGKTEVALRAAFVAVMGGKQVAVLAPTTLLVEQHAKNFADRFADFPVKTAALSRFNSTKETKATLAGMADGTVDIVIGTHKLVQDDISFKNLGLVIIDEEHRFGVRQKEQLKRLRANVDMLTLTATPIPRTLSMALEGLRDFSLMTTAPSRRLAVKTFVKPFGDGSVREAVLRELKRGGQVFFLHNEVDTIENMRDKLAELLPEARIGVAHGQLRERELEQVMREFLQQKFNVLLCSTIIETGIDIPNANTIIINRADKFGIAQLHQLRGRVGRSHHQAYAYLFTPEFVSKDAQKRLDAIAAADELGAGFALAMQDLEIRGAGEILGEGQSGEMAQVGLTLYTEMLKQAVRDLKKGRMPDLDSPLGVSTEIKLHAPALLPESYCPDIHERLVLYKRLATCENINQINEIYEELIDRFGLPETPVNTLVESHRLRVLARDLGIETVDATADALTLGFGKQMVLDPMKIIAIMQREKGWRMAGGDRLRVEIKSADVVARIENVRKVLKLLAE; this is encoded by the coding sequence ATGAACTACCCTATTCCAGCCGTATCACAAAAATCATACTGGACAGAATTATCCAATGGCTCACTTATCTATTTACTCACACAAAATTTGCCACCCAATTCCACCAAGCTGATTTTAACCGCCGACAGCGAAACCGCCCACCGTCTCCACCAAGCGTGGCAATTTTTCCGACCGCAAGACAACGCCCTGTTTTTCCCCGACTGGGAAACTTTGCCCTACGAACATTTTTCGCCCCACAAAGACCTTGTTTCTGAACGGCTTTCCGTTTTGTGGCAACTGAAAAATGGTGGCGTAAACGCGCTGTTTGTGCCAGTCGCCACAGCCATGCAAAAGCTCGCGCCCGTGTCGTTTTTGTTGGCGCGGACGTTTTGGCTGAAAGTCGAGCAAACGCTTAACATTGATTTTTTAAAGAAAAATTTAGTGGAAGCAGGTTATCACAGCGTGGACAATGTTTTGGCGGCTGGCGAATTTGCCGTGCGCGGTGGGATTGTGGACGTGTTCCCCATGGGCGCGGAATTGCCCTATCGCCTTGATTTGTTTGACAATGAAATTGAACAAATCAAAACCTTTGACCCCGAAACGCAAAGAACCTTACAAAACATCAACGAAATCAGATTATTACCCGCCCACGAATTCCCCACAGATACAGACACACAAAAAATCTTCCGCAGCCGTTTCCGCGAAGAAATAGACAGCGACCCGTCCGCCGCAGCCGTGTACAAAGCGGTCGGCAATGGGCAATTTGGTGCAGGCGTGGAATATTATCTGCCCTTGTTTTTTGAACAAGATTGCGCCAATCTGTTTGATTATTTAGGGGAAAATGCGATTGTGGTTTGCACGGACAATGTCCACGCCCATGCCAATCGTTTTTGGGCGGACGTGAAATCGCGCCACCAACTCGCGCAGGGCGATGCGACTTATCCGCCGCTCACGCCGCCACATTTGTTTTTGTCGCCCGACCAATTTTCAGGCTGCCTGAAACCCTATCCGCAAATTTGGACACAATGTGATGAAAGACATGATTTACCTAATCTCGCGGTAAATCGTCAAGCGGAACAGCCTTTGGCGGCATTGGCGGATTTTCAGGCTGCTTTTGACGGCAAAATTTTGATTTGCGCCGAAAGTTTGGGGAGGCGCGAAACCATGTCCGCCTTTTTCAAACAAAATGGTTTGGAAACGCATATTGTGGAAAATTGGGCGGAATTTGTTGCAGGCAGCCTGAAAAATCCGTTGGCAATTTGCGTTGCGCCTTTGGTGCAGGGTTTTCAAATAAACAGCAATCTTGTCCCCTCCCCCGCCCCAAACGGGGGAGGGTTAGGGTGGGGGCAAATCGGCGAAACCACCCCCACCCCAGCCCTCCCCCGCCAGTCGGGGGAGGGGGCAGATTTGTGGCAGCCTGAAAATGCGTTGGCACAATCCCGTTCACAAAATTTGAAAAACAACGTTTCAGGCAGCCTGAAAATTGCTGTCATCACCGAAACCGAACTTTATCAATACCTTGCTCGCCCCAAATCCCGCCGCCTGAAACACGCCAAAATTTCCGACACCGCCCTGCGCGATTTGGCTGAAATCAATTTGGGCGACCCCGTTGTCCACCAAGAACACGGCATTGCGCGTTATCAAGGCTTGGTCAATATGAATTTTGGCGATGGCGACACGGAAATGATGTTGCTGGAATACGCCAACGAAGCACAACTGTATGTGCCTGTTTCTCAATTACATTTAATCAGCCGCTATTCAGGCAGCGCGGCAGAAAACGTGTCTTTGCACAAACTCGGCACAAGCGCGTGGGGCAAAGCCAAACGCAAAGCCGCCGAACAAGTCCGCGACACCGCCGCCGAATTGCTCAATTTGTACGCCCAACGTGCCGCGCAAACGGGTTTCAAATTTGAAATCAATGAATTGGATTACCAAGCATTTGCAGATGGATTTGGCTACGAAGAAACCGAAGACCAAGCCGCAGCCATTGCTGCCGTATTGAAAGACTTGACCCAATCCAAACCAATGGACAGGCTGGTGTGTGGCGATGTCGGTTTTGGCAAAACGGAAGTGGCGTTACGCGCCGCGTTTGTCGCGGTGATGGGCGGCAAACAGGTTGCCGTGTTAGCCCCGACCACGCTTTTAGTAGAACAACACGCCAAGAATTTTGCCGACCGTTTTGCCGATTTTCCCGTGAAAACGGCAGCGTTGTCGCGTTTTAACAGCACCAAAGAAACCAAAGCCACACTCGCTGGCATGGCGGACGGCACGGTGGACATCGTCATCGGCACGCACAAATTGGTGCAAGACGATATTTCGTTTAAAAACTTGGGCTTGGTCATCATTGACGAAGAACACCGTTTCGGTGTGCGCCAAAAAGAGCAGTTGAAACGCCTGCGCGCCAATGTGGACATGCTGACGCTGACCGCCACGCCCATTCCGCGCACATTGAGCATGGCGTTGGAAGGTTTGCGCGATTTTTCGCTGATGACGACCGCGCCCAGCCGTCGACTTGCCGTGAAAACTTTTGTGAAACCGTTTGGCGATGGCAGTGTGCGCGAAGCCGTGTTGCGCGAATTGAAACGCGGTGGACAAGTTTTTTTCCTGCATAATGAAGTAGATACGATTGAAAATATGCGCGACAAGCTGGCTGAACTTTTGCCCGAAGCGCGAATTGGCGTGGCGCACGGACAGTTGCGTGAACGCGAGTTGGAACAGGTCATGCGCGAATTTTTGCAACAGAAATTCAATGTCTTACTCTGTTCCACCATTATTGAGACGGGCATTGACATTCCGAACGCCAACACGATTATCATCAATCGTGCCGACAAATTTGGCATAGCCCAGTTACACCAGTTGCGTGGGCGCGTGGGGCGCAGTCATCATCAGGCGTATGCTTATCTTTTTACACCCGAATTTGTCAGCAAAGACGCGCAAAAACGGCTGGACGCGATTGCGGCGGCGGACGAATTGGGCGCAGGTTTCGCGCTTGCCATGCAGGATTTGGAAATTCGTGGCGCGGGCGAAATTTTGGGCGAAGGGCAATCGGGCGAAATGGCGCAAGTCGGTTTGACTTTGTACACGGAAATGTTGAAACAAGCCGTGCGCGATTTGAAAAAGGGGCGCATGCCTGATTTGGACTCGCCTTTGGGCGTGAGTACCGAGATTAAATTGCACGCGCCAGCTTTGCTGCCTGAAAGTTATTGCCCTGATATTCATGAACGCTTGGTGTTGTACAAACGTTTGGCGACTTGCGAAAACATCAATCAAATCAATGAAATTTACGAAGAATTGATTGACCGTTTTGGGCTGCCTGAAACGCCTGTGAATACGCTGGTGGAAAGTCATCGTTTGCGCGTATTGGCGCGGGATTTGGGGATTGAGACGGTGGACGCGACTGCGGACGCGCTGACATTGGGTTTCGGCAAACAAATGGTGCTTGACCCGATGAAAATCATCGCCATCATGCAACGCGAAAAAGGTTGGCGCATGGCAGGTGGCGATAGATTGCGCGTGGAAATCAAAAGCGCAGATGTGGTGGCACGGATTGAGAATGTGCGGAAGGTGTTGAAGTTGTTGGCGGAATAA
- a CDS encoding integrase core domain-containing protein yields the protein MNIHKNTRLTPHHRQAIWLAYTQNKESVTSLARRFMVSRQTIYRVLKAARLRLLKPQNSTNNRFKQAKYGMKRLAKVEREIQEKLKKQAQRYNKSYPGEMVHVDTKRLPLLKGQKATDKREYLFVAIDDFSRELYAAILPDKTATSAAKFLTEQVIEPCPYQIDCIYSDNGSEYKGAANHAFGVACFENNINQKFTRPARPQTNGKAERVIRTIMQMWYEKTEFTDPLHRQKELCRFVNFYNTVKPHSSLNGDTPFEVLQAYFSQPVV from the coding sequence ATGAATATCCATAAGAACACTCGCCTTACCCCACACCATCGTCAAGCCATTTGGCTAGCTTATACGCAAAACAAAGAAAGCGTTACTTCACTGGCTCGCCGTTTTATGGTTAGTCGCCAAACCATTTATCGTGTACTGAAAGCCGCTCGTCTTCGCCTACTTAAACCGCAAAACAGCACCAACAATCGTTTCAAACAAGCAAAATACGGTATGAAACGATTAGCCAAAGTAGAACGAGAAATTCAAGAGAAACTCAAAAAGCAAGCACAACGATACAATAAATCTTATCCTGGCGAAATGGTACATGTAGATACCAAACGCTTACCTTTACTTAAAGGACAAAAAGCAACGGATAAACGTGAGTATCTGTTTGTTGCTATTGATGATTTTTCTCGTGAGTTGTATGCTGCCATTTTGCCTGATAAAACTGCTACAAGTGCGGCTAAATTTCTAACTGAACAAGTCATAGAGCCTTGCCCATACCAAATTGACTGCATTTATTCAGATAATGGTAGTGAATACAAAGGTGCGGCAAATCATGCGTTTGGTGTGGCGTGTTTTGAAAACAATATCAATCAAAAATTCACTCGCCCAGCACGTCCACAAACCAATGGCAAAGCGGAACGCGTAATACGAACGATTATGCAGATGTGGTATGAGAAAACAGAGTTTACTGATCCATTGCATCGGCAAAAGGAATTATGTCGTTTTGTGAATTTTTATAATACTGTAAAGCCGCACAGTTCCTTAAATGGCGATACGCCATTTGAAGTGTTACAAGCTTATTTTTCTCAACCTGTTGTGTAA
- a CDS encoding DUF6896 domain-containing protein, whose translation MQENLFTLINIYLQKVEFCVAEFQKTFGDIYPIKAWRDNLIARTGQLNHGLSYEFHGIGCTFLLNDEYFVDFDFTPDLGHNGFDLWRLKQFVLDNNDVNITKLYPDIDLLERDFHQALSNHRIMPIAHSRLFRLNQDKATATAVYT comes from the coding sequence ATGCAAGAAAATCTATTCACTTTAATCAACATCTACCTTCAAAAAGTTGAATTTTGTGTAGCAGAATTTCAAAAAACCTTTGGTGACATTTACCCCATCAAGGCTTGGAGAGACAATCTGATCGCCAGAACAGGTCAGCTTAATCATGGTTTGTCGTATGAATTTCACGGCATAGGTTGCACTTTTTTACTTAACGATGAATATTTTGTGGATTTTGACTTTACCCCTGATTTGGGACACAACGGCTTTGATTTGTGGCGATTAAAACAATTTGTTTTAGACAACAATGATGTAAACATCACCAAACTGTATCCCGACATTGATTTATTGGAACGCGATTTTCATCAAGCCTTATCCAATCATCGGATTATGCCGATTGCCCATTCTCGGCTTTTTCGTTTAAATCAGGACAAGGCGACAGCGACTGCTGTGTACACCTAG